The Moraxella haemolytica genome window below encodes:
- a CDS encoding SDR family NAD(P)-dependent oxidoreductase, producing MNILITGVTSGFGLAIAKRLISKNHTVIGTGRRADKLGNIKAKLGDNFMPLCFDVSNLDDTKSALDSLDKAILANIDVLINNAGLALGLETADKASITDWQTMIDTNILGLVNMTNSILPYMVAKNSGLVINIGSTAGTYPYLGANVYGASKAFVKQFSLNLRADLIGKNIRVTNIEPGLCGDTEFSNVRFKGDDEKVKKTYEKVDYIRPDDIADMVNYVINLPSHININRLEVMPVAQTFAGLTVVKDL from the coding sequence ATGAATATTTTAATTACAGGCGTAACATCAGGTTTTGGTTTGGCGATTGCCAAGCGTTTAATCAGTAAAAACCATACTGTGATTGGGACAGGCAGACGAGCTGATAAATTGGGCAATATCAAGGCAAAGCTTGGCGATAACTTTATGCCTTTATGTTTTGATGTTAGTAATTTAGATGACACTAAGTCTGCTTTGGATAGTCTAGATAAAGCGATTTTAGCCAATATTGATGTATTGATCAATAATGCAGGTTTGGCACTGGGATTGGAGACGGCAGATAAAGCCAGTATTACGGACTGGCAGACGATGATTGATACCAATATTTTAGGGCTTGTGAATATGACTAATAGCATTTTGCCTTACATGGTCGCCAAAAATAGCGGACTGGTTATCAATATTGGTTCAACCGCTGGTACTTATCCGTATCTTGGGGCGAATGTCTATGGGGCAAGCAAGGCATTTGTGAAGCAGTTTAGTTTAAACTTGCGAGCAGATTTGATTGGCAAAAACATCCGTGTTACCAACATAGAGCCAGGTCTTTGTGGCGATACAGAATTTAGCAATGTGCGATTTAAAGGCGATGATGAAAAAGTCAAAAAAACTTATGAAAAAGTGGATTATATCCGCCCTGATGACATCGCCGATATGGTAAACTATGTCATCAATCTACCGTCTCATATCAATATCAATCGCCTTGAGGTCATGCCTGTGGCACAGACTTTTGCAGGTCTTACGGTGGTGAAAGATTTATAG
- the trpB gene encoding tryptophan synthase subunit beta: MVDYTQYPNSSGHFDIYGGRFVSETLMTALEELERIYLSVKNNPEFWAEFHDDLVNYVGRPTPLYFAKRLTDETGGAKIYLKREDLNHTGAHKVNNTIGQALLAKLVGKKRIIAETGAGQHGVATATIAARLGLECVVYMGADDVERQKMNVYRMRLLGATVVPVTSGSRTLKDAMNEAMRDWVTNVDSTYYVIGTVAGPHPYPVLVRDFQAIIGREAKMQHLEKEGKNPDALVACVGGGSNAMGLFYEFLNDDVAIYGVEAGGHGVDTGKHSAPLNAGRIGVLHGNRTYLMADDEGQIIETHSISAGLDYPGVGPEHSFLKDKGRVDYAVIDDDEALEAFRILTKTEGIIPALESSHAVAYGLKLAKTMRTDQSIIINLSGRGDKDLHTVMKVEGIEL; encoded by the coding sequence ATGGTAGACTATACTCAATATCCTAATTCATCAGGTCATTTTGACATTTATGGTGGTCGTTTTGTTTCTGAAACTTTGATGACGGCTTTAGAAGAATTAGAACGCATTTATTTAAGCGTTAAAAACAACCCAGAGTTTTGGGCAGAGTTTCATGATGATTTGGTGAATTATGTTGGCAGACCGACGCCTTTATATTTTGCCAAACGCTTAACTGATGAAACAGGTGGGGCAAAAATTTATCTAAAACGAGAAGATTTGAACCATACAGGAGCACATAAGGTCAACAACACCATTGGGCAGGCACTACTTGCCAAACTGGTCGGTAAAAAACGCATCATTGCAGAAACCGGAGCAGGTCAGCATGGCGTAGCAACAGCCACGATAGCGGCACGGCTAGGTCTTGAGTGTGTGGTCTATATGGGGGCGGATGATGTAGAACGCCAAAAAATGAATGTATATAGAATGCGTCTTTTGGGGGCAACGGTCGTGCCTGTAACCTCTGGCTCTCGCACACTAAAAGATGCCATGAATGAAGCAATGCGAGATTGGGTAACCAATGTGGATAGTACTTACTATGTGATTGGTACAGTAGCAGGTCCTCACCCTTATCCTGTGTTGGTGCGAGATTTTCAGGCAATCATTGGGCGTGAAGCCAAAATGCAACATCTTGAAAAAGAGGGTAAAAATCCCGATGCGTTAGTTGCTTGTGTGGGCGGTGGCTCTAATGCAATGGGATTGTTTTATGAATTCTTGAACGATGATGTGGCGATTTATGGTGTAGAAGCAGGCGGACACGGCGTAGATACAGGTAAGCATTCAGCTCCACTAAATGCAGGTCGTATCGGTGTTCTGCATGGCAATCGCACTTATTTGATGGCGGACGATGAGGGGCAAATCATAGAAACGCACAGCATATCAGCAGGTCTTGATTATCCAGGAGTGGGTCCTGAGCATAGCTTTTTAAAGGATAAAGGGCGTGTTGATTATGCAGTGATTGATGATGATGAAGCTTTAGAGGCTTTTAGGATTTTGACAAAAACCGAAGGTATCATCCCTGCCTTAGAAAGTTCGCACGCTGTCGCCTATGGATTAAAACTTGCCAAAACGATGAGAACAGATCAGTCTATTATCATTAATTTATCAGGGCGTGGCGATAAAGATTTGCATACGGTGATGAAAGTTGAGGGGATTGAGCTTTAG
- a CDS encoding proline--tRNA ligase, which translates to MKASQFTFATLKETPSDADIISSQLMLRAGLIRKLASGLYVWMPTGLRVLKRVEKIVREEMERINAQELLMPVTQPAELWQESGRWEDYGAELLRFKDRHGRDFVLGPTHEEVITDIARNELKSYKQLPVSYYQIQTKFRDEIRPRFGVMRAREFTMKDAYSFHIDKDSLAQTYQDMYEAYGRIFTRLGLDFRAVQADTGSIGGFASHEFHVLAESGEDDIAFSSKSDFAANIELAEAICTNERATPSEERRDVDTPNMPTCEEVAEHLGIALDRTVKTLIVKGSYSEDKPDMPKLVALILRGDHTLNEIKAEKISQVATPFAMATEEEIKEAGLIKGYISADLAEFDIPVFVDRSAAALSDFVCGANIEHKHTAGMNWERDATITEVVDIRNVVNGDISPDGKGVISIKRGIEVGHIFQLGDKYSDALGCKVLGKEGKPVTLMMGCYGIGVSRIIAAAIEQNHDDNGIIWADTPDPADSIAPFSVAIVPMRSKDGLAEAKADELYQTLKEKGVNVLLDDRNERPGVKFADLELIGVPHRIVVSERNLAEGKYEYVKRTDGEKIMLSLDEILMKF; encoded by the coding sequence ATGAAAGCCAGTCAATTTACTTTCGCCACTTTAAAAGAAACGCCAAGCGATGCTGACATCATCTCAAGCCAGCTTATGCTAAGAGCAGGACTGATTCGCAAACTTGCCTCAGGTCTGTATGTTTGGATGCCTACAGGACTAAGAGTGTTAAAGCGTGTCGAAAAAATCGTCCGTGAAGAAATGGAACGCATCAACGCCCAAGAATTGCTCATGCCAGTTACCCAACCTGCCGAACTGTGGCAAGAGTCTGGTCGCTGGGAAGATTATGGGGCAGAACTGCTTCGCTTTAAAGACCGTCATGGTCGTGATTTTGTATTAGGCCCGACCCACGAAGAGGTCATCACCGACATCGCCAGAAATGAACTAAAAAGCTACAAACAACTGCCCGTTAGCTACTACCAAATCCAAACCAAATTCCGAGATGAGATTCGCCCACGCTTTGGTGTGATGCGTGCTCGTGAATTTACCATGAAGGATGCTTATTCTTTCCATATTGACAAAGACAGCTTAGCACAGACCTATCAAGACATGTACGAGGCTTATGGTCGTATCTTTACTCGTCTAGGGCTAGACTTTCGTGCAGTACAGGCTGATACTGGCTCTATTGGTGGTTTTGCCAGTCATGAATTTCATGTTTTGGCTGAAAGCGGAGAAGATGACATCGCTTTTTCTAGCAAGTCAGATTTTGCAGCTAATATTGAGCTTGCCGAAGCAATTTGCACCAACGAGCGAGCTACCCCAAGCGAAGAACGCCGTGATGTTGATACACCAAATATGCCAACTTGCGAAGAGGTCGCCGAGCATCTTGGTATCGCTTTAGATCGCACGGTGAAGACACTCATCGTAAAAGGCTCATATTCAGAAGATAAACCTGATATGCCAAAGCTGGTTGCTCTCATCTTGCGAGGCGACCACACCCTAAATGAAATCAAAGCCGAAAAAATATCCCAAGTCGCCACTCCGTTCGCCATGGCAACCGAAGAAGAGATTAAAGAAGCAGGTCTGATTAAAGGTTATATCAGTGCTGATTTGGCAGAATTTGATATTCCTGTATTCGTTGACAGAAGTGCTGCTGCATTATCTGACTTTGTTTGTGGTGCAAATATTGAACATAAGCATACCGCAGGCATGAACTGGGAGCGTGATGCCACCATCACTGAAGTTGTGGATATTCGCAATGTCGTTAATGGCGATATCAGCCCAGATGGCAAAGGCGTCATCTCAATCAAGCGTGGTATTGAAGTGGGTCATATTTTTCAGCTAGGCGATAAGTACTCTGATGCACTAGGTTGCAAGGTGTTGGGCAAAGAAGGTAAGCCTGTAACTCTGATGATGGGGTGCTATGGTATTGGTGTTAGTCGCATCATCGCTGCTGCCATTGAACAAAATCACGATGACAATGGCATTATTTGGGCAGACACCCCTGACCCAGCCGATAGCATCGCACCGTTTAGTGTTGCTATCGTGCCAATGCGTTCAAAAGATGGCTTAGCAGAAGCCAAAGCAGATGAACTATATCAAACACTCAAAGAAAAAGGGGTTAATGTACTGCTTGATGACCGTAATGAACGCCCTGGTGTGAAGTTTGCCGATTTAGAGCTTATTGGCGTGCCACATCGCATTGTTGTCTCTGAGCGTAATTTGGCAGAAGGTAAGTACGAGTATGTCAAACGCACCGATGGCGAAAAAATCATGCTAAGCCTTGATGAAATTTTAATGAAATTTTGA
- a CDS encoding phosphoribosylanthranilate isomerase has protein sequence MQIKFCGLTQSCSLKTAVSLDVNAIGLVFYPPSPRYVDIATAQVLAQVVPAFTTLVALVVNMGESELVNLAKSVPFDIVQFHGDETASECQQLASLINKRWIKAIRVGSHDTQDAILGQIQELTQCGASGVILDTFSQSAFGGTGQAFDWQKIPDDSPLPIYLAGGLTPDNIGDVINNKSLMAKIAGVDVSGGIEKEKGVKCGEKMIAFMKGVKSGYK, from the coding sequence ATGCAAATAAAATTCTGCGGACTTACCCAATCTTGTAGCCTAAAAACTGCCGTATCACTTGATGTCAATGCGATTGGACTGGTGTTTTATCCACCCAGTCCTCGCTATGTGGACATTGCCACTGCCCAAGTTTTAGCCCAAGTCGTACCGGCCTTCACCACTCTTGTTGCTTTGGTGGTGAATATGGGGGAGAGTGAACTTGTCAATCTGGCAAAATCTGTGCCATTTGATATTGTGCAATTTCATGGTGATGAAACTGCTAGTGAATGCCAACAACTTGCTAGTCTAATCAATAAACGCTGGATAAAAGCCATTCGTGTGGGTAGTCATGACACCCAAGATGCCATTTTGGGTCAAATTCAGGAGCTGACACAATGTGGGGCGAGCGGTGTGATTTTGGATACATTTAGCCAATCGGCATTTGGTGGAACAGGTCAAGCATTTGATTGGCAAAAAATCCCAGACGACTCACCCTTACCCATTTATTTGGCAGGGGGATTGACCCCTGATAACATTGGCGATGTCATCAATAATAAATCTTTGATGGCAAAAATTGCAGGCGTGGATGTCAGCGGGGGTATTGAAAAAGAAAAAGGAGTGAAGTGTGGAGAGAAAATGATAGCATTTATGAAGGGCGTCAAGAGTGGTTATAAATAA
- a CDS encoding type I glyceraldehyde-3-phosphate dehydrogenase, giving the protein MPESVIKSPKLRLAINGFGRIGRNVLRAFLRQSERFSQIEIVAINDIADGETLLHLLKFDSTHGRLLAMGVQADLIEQGGQSFFGLRHQDKHWQILLLNESNPNHLPWGSLGVDVVLECTGCFRSYDEASRHRKAGAHQVIVGAAPFDRVDASIVMGVNESLLGRHLPIISGVSCTTQALVPLLSVFDEQFGIDAVMMTEIHAVTADQNVLDQAHRDLRRARTASNNIIPTTSSSINATERVLPFLKGRINGHSIRVPTINVAAIDVNITVGQAVNVETVAEFLRQTSQDRLLGIMGYTDEPLVSSDFIGDNHSLVIDGGQLMQAGRQIKIFAWYDNEWGYANRLLEICAILAKHECLD; this is encoded by the coding sequence ATGCCTGAATCTGTGATAAAGTCGCCAAAACTTCGCTTGGCGATTAACGGCTTCGGTCGGATTGGTAGAAATGTCTTGCGAGCTTTTTTAAGACAAAGCGAGCGGTTTTCTCAGATTGAAATCGTGGCGATCAATGATATTGCTGATGGTGAGACGCTACTACATCTACTAAAGTTTGATTCGACACATGGTAGACTCTTGGCAATGGGTGTACAGGCGGACTTGATCGAGCAAGGTGGGCAATCCTTTTTTGGACTGCGTCATCAGGATAAGCATTGGCAAATTTTATTATTAAATGAAAGTAATCCCAACCATCTGCCGTGGGGCAGTCTAGGGGTTGATGTGGTGCTTGAATGTACAGGCTGTTTTCGTTCTTATGATGAAGCCAGTAGGCATCGTAAGGCAGGTGCTCATCAAGTCATCGTTGGGGCCGCACCCTTTGATAGGGTGGATGCTAGCATTGTGATGGGCGTGAATGAATCACTGCTTGGTCGTCATCTGCCCATCATCTCTGGCGTATCTTGTACCACACAGGCACTTGTACCGCTATTGTCAGTATTTGATGAGCAATTTGGTATTGATGCGGTGATGATGACCGAGATTCATGCAGTCACCGCCGACCAAAATGTGCTTGACCAAGCCCATAGGGATCTTAGGCGAGCACGCACCGCCAGTAACAATATCATTCCAACCACTTCAAGTAGTATCAATGCCACCGAACGAGTGTTGCCATTTTTAAAGGGGCGGATTAACGGACATTCCATCCGAGTACCAACCATCAATGTGGCTGCCATTGATGTGAATATCACTGTTGGGCAGGCTGTCAATGTGGAAACGGTGGCGGAGTTTTTAAGGCAGACCAGTCAAGACAGGCTTTTGGGTATCATGGGCTATACTGACGAGCCGTTGGTATCAAGTGATTTTATTGGCGATAATCATTCACTGGTCATTGATGGCGGTCAGCTCATGCAGGCAGGTAGGCAAATCAAGATTTTTGCATGGTATGATAATGAATGGGGCTATGCCAATAGATTGCTTGAGATATGTGCGATATTGGCAAAACATGAATGCTTAGATTGA
- a CDS encoding DUF4230 domain-containing protein produces MKKTKLPLFYWVLLLVIGVVVGLFAKMYDESASQVNAISRDGIITDIQKLSRLQSVAFSIDTVITANKAGTWQRLWQDEQKGLFVARGRVLSGVDLSNITPEMVQVSERDGADGKQMHIMISVPPSEIFAVYLDDLEVYDWQTGLFGAVNNDSQVLAQAWISAKNEVLNKACQGDVLTLAATNAAEQIKGLFMMTGASVEVVSQGTGACQMP; encoded by the coding sequence ATGAAAAAAACCAAACTGCCTTTATTTTATTGGGTGCTTTTGTTGGTGATTGGTGTTGTGGTTGGGTTATTTGCCAAAATGTATGATGAGTCTGCCAGTCAGGTGAACGCCATCAGTAGAGATGGTATCATTACCGACATTCAAAAGCTGTCTCGATTGCAGTCGGTGGCATTTAGTATTGATACGGTCATTACGGCAAATAAGGCAGGGACTTGGCAACGACTGTGGCAAGATGAGCAAAAAGGGTTGTTTGTAGCACGAGGTAGGGTGTTATCTGGTGTGGACTTATCCAATATTACCCCTGAGATGGTGCAGGTGAGTGAGCGTGATGGGGCTGATGGCAAACAGATGCACATTATGATTAGTGTACCGCCTTCTGAAATTTTTGCGGTGTATTTGGATGATTTGGAGGTGTATGACTGGCAAACAGGGCTGTTTGGTGCGGTGAATAATGACTCGCAAGTCCTAGCCCAAGCGTGGATATCTGCCAAAAATGAAGTGTTAAACAAGGCTTGTCAAGGTGATGTCTTGACATTGGCAGCAACGAACGCTGCCGAGCAAATCAAAGGCTTGTTTATGATGACAGGGGCGAGCGTTGAGGTTGTCAGCCAAGGCACGGGTGCTTGCCAAATGCCCTAG
- a CDS encoding AAA family ATPase — MKQSTALTILKTGKNVFLTGQAGAGKTYLLNEYICYLRARNIEVAVTASTGIAATHMNGMTIHSWSGMGIKDSFDVADFTRLKSRQSVCERIVSSKVLIVDEISMLHANQVDLLNEILKVIRKNDLPFGGMQVIFSGDFFQLPPVGKKGESNKEKFAFMAKSWVAAELLVCYLTEQHRQDAQDESARFGMSLNDILNQIRAQQVSSDAINILKSAQHHSIDINRIRLYTHNINVDHINETELAKLDGKSHWYEGNTFGDKILVDNLKRSVRVSENLHLKIGAKVMFVKNNPNNAVFNGTMGEIMDFVSPNDSVSLSNAQQLYPLVRLNSGREVLAEPEEWIVEDKDGLVIASYTQIPLCLAWAITIHKSQGMTLEAAEIDLSRTFEAGQGYVALSRLRSLDGLKLLGFNQKSLLLDEWVFRVDKRFWEIAAEQEAEFLMLDNNTLDKLHLDFVIACQGITSKETVYQNEMRLLEQKKQDEERKYRRDNDPAFIKIDDKNLVRKSQLSQTLQETKALLDKGLGIDEIAHKRSLAISTIIRHIDELYRKNSEFDYAHIRPSNQIIADVQVAYDAIESQGGFDEGVLLSPIVEEWGGRYGYNEVRLALIFIDKSGTKELGDA; from the coding sequence ATGAAACAATCAACCGCATTAACAATCTTAAAAACAGGAAAAAATGTCTTTTTGACAGGGCAGGCAGGGGCTGGCAAGACCTATTTGCTTAATGAATACATCTGCTATTTGCGTGCACGCAACATTGAAGTGGCGGTAACAGCAAGCACAGGCATTGCCGCTACGCATATGAACGGCATGACCATACATTCATGGTCGGGCATGGGCATTAAAGATAGCTTTGATGTGGCTGACTTTACTCGCTTAAAGTCTCGCCAATCGGTTTGTGAGCGTATTGTGTCATCAAAGGTGCTGATTGTTGATGAAATTTCCATGCTTCATGCCAATCAGGTGGATTTGCTCAATGAGATTTTAAAAGTCATTCGTAAGAATGATTTGCCCTTTGGGGGAATGCAAGTGATTTTTTCGGGAGATTTTTTTCAGCTTCCCCCTGTTGGCAAAAAAGGCGAAAGTAATAAAGAAAAATTTGCTTTTATGGCCAAATCATGGGTAGCAGCAGAGCTTTTGGTGTGCTATCTAACCGAGCAACATCGTCAAGATGCCCAAGATGAATCAGCAAGATTTGGTATGTCACTGAACGACATTCTCAATCAGATTCGAGCTCAACAAGTCAGCAGTGATGCTATTAATATTTTGAAATCAGCACAGCATCACAGCATAGACATCAACCGCATTCGTCTATACACACACAACATCAATGTGGATCACATCAATGAAACCGAGCTTGCCAAACTAGATGGCAAATCCCATTGGTATGAAGGGAATACTTTTGGCGATAAAATACTGGTGGATAATCTAAAGCGAAGTGTAAGAGTCTCTGAAAACCTGCATCTAAAAATCGGTGCTAAGGTAATGTTTGTCAAAAACAACCCAAATAATGCCGTATTTAACGGCACAATGGGTGAGATTATGGATTTTGTATCGCCGAATGACTCGGTGTCTTTATCAAATGCTCAGCAGTTATATCCGCTAGTGCGTCTTAACAGTGGCAGAGAGGTGTTGGCTGAGCCTGAAGAATGGATAGTTGAGGATAAAGATGGGTTGGTCATCGCAAGCTACACCCAGATACCATTATGCCTTGCTTGGGCGATTACGATACATAAGTCGCAAGGCATGACTTTAGAGGCGGCGGAGATTGATTTATCTCGCACCTTTGAAGCAGGTCAAGGTTATGTAGCCTTGTCTCGACTGCGTTCTTTAGATGGGCTAAAACTGCTAGGCTTTAATCAAAAAAGCCTGCTGTTGGACGAATGGGTATTTCGAGTAGATAAGCGTTTTTGGGAAATTGCTGCCGAGCAAGAGGCGGAATTTTTGATGTTGGATAACAACACACTGGATAAACTGCACCTTGATTTTGTCATTGCTTGTCAAGGCATCACTTCAAAAGAGACGGTTTATCAGAATGAAATGCGTCTGCTTGAACAAAAAAAACAAGATGAAGAAAGAAAATATAGACGAGATAATGACCCTGCGTTTATAAAGATTGATGATAAAAATCTGGTACGAAAATCACAATTAAGTCAAACCTTGCAAGAGACTAAGGCACTGCTGGATAAGGGTCTTGGTATTGATGAAATTGCTCACAAAAGAAGTCTTGCCATCTCAACCATCATCAGGCATATTGACGAGCTGTATCGAAAAAATAGCGAGTTTGATTATGCCCACATTCGCCCAAGCAATCAAATCATCGCTGATGTACAAGTCGCTTATGATGCGATTGAATCTCAAGGTGGCTTTGATGAGGGGGTTTTGTTAAGCCCTATTGTGGAAGAATGGGGTGGTCGTTATGGTTATAATGAAGTGCGACTTGCTTTGATTTTTATTGATAAATCTGGTACTAAGGAGCTTGGCGATGCCTGA